The genomic window TGATTTGTAAATTCCAAGGATCCACTACCTACAATTATATTCAGtcgtagaaaaaatatatgaataattgtatgttaaataCTGTGAGACGCATTCTTATTCCTACCAAGAATTATGTGTATGCAAATtgagttaatatataatatcaatttataagaaCCGAAAAattgtgtgtttattttattttcattaataaatatgatagttTTGTAATTCAGTGGGTATCAATCATTAtcgattttatcaatttacaaacgatttttatacgtaggtactcgtaattaacataataaaatcctaaaccaataattattttcgaatTTAATTTGTCTTTAATCAGATCTATGGTACacctaacttttttttgtgtataaagtGTAATATGCCATTtcctatttttcaatttttaaaaatattttcctcgACGTAAACATATAAagcacgtatataatatgcgtaatgacttgttatttttgttgaaaacgAAACAACTAATTTTGTACTTGTTTTGTTTGAACGTTTGAAGTAAATTATAGGTTTTAACTGTATCTAATACATTGtgcatttatattgtattgtgttaGGCAAATGagacattgtattttaaacttgtttaaataacaattaggtaacattttttttttttttttttaatgtcaattatttttatatgtaaaaatataaattacactacaaataaaaaagttatttccaTTTATTAGAAGTCTGTTTtgttatagaattttaatttttatgttttaaacattgtaaTCAATTACTTTCTAAAAGACAAAATGACATTTTACAAGAATATTAGTTGTAGAAAACAGCTGTcatgtaaaaatgttgaattaatgacaataattattattggttactgaaaaaaaaaatcgacatCATTCACTATAGCTCATTCAAAACTACCTGGTCAAAAAAAACGAACACATGTGCGCTCCTATACAAAGTTCGGTGCGACCGCTAAACAAGGCCAGccgaatattatacatttattgatacTAAACCAACAAAAATGTCTTATGGAGTAGTGTTTTTCAATTGCAGAAAACCCATCTATGTCACTAGTTTTCCTAACCACCCAAAGATGCACGTGACGAAGTTTTATAAGTTACGCAGTTCCGTTGTCGCGTTTACGCGTAACTTTTGAGGGAAGGTGTAAGATTCAAGTGACACAGGCGGATTCCCCACAATTTGCTACCGCTATTCTAAGGTATCCTTTTTCATTCGGTGTTAACGTGTATTTCATTAACCTTGTCTTGCGGTTGCATCGAACGTTATATGAGCACACGCATGCAGTGCTCAGGTCCGGACACATTGTTGCGTGAGTTTCGTTAGCCGAACGTTCTTCGATAATTGTATCACCGGAGTAATCGCAATTGGAATTaatcaatgttatatttattcccGGTGCAATGTGCATTGAGGCTTTGTAACTTTCACACACACATTCGCAAAGTTTGATGGCATCGGGTGGGAAAGTCACATCAAAAATCATATCGGCATACATGAGCAAATTAGCCTTGCACAAATGCTTGATTTTTGATTCCGAGTATTTTTCACCTGTAAAAATGGgttgataatatttcaaaatcgaactagaatattatagaactCTGAATTATGGACAGTGATAGTGAATTAAGCAGAGAGCTAGTTTGAAGATTTATTTGTTAGACCTTAGACGCACTAAGTGATCAAGTGGATAATTATGGCTATAATTCTTAGTACgcctaaatacaataatataagagGTGGCGTTGAAAAGAATGGAACATTGAAGAACTCGGAATAGAAGATAGAACTATAGAAGGCACAAGAtgaggtatttataaaatgttgtaggAATCGTAAGTtagtatcaattaatttatcagaCAGATAAGAAAgtcagaaatataatataatttaatagtttattatctaCATACAAATTTACTAACCAATTTTATGTGTAATGGTTGAAAAGTGACTACTTGAGTGACCAagaagaatttatttattttttgttgtactacatttatctgtatatttattgtttgttttatctATCTAACTATATAATCtgcttttaataaaaagtaagtaatatttatatgcatgtaatgtgtatatgtgGAATGCGTATGTGTAAGTGATCCACAGTAAAGTCTATtaaattcatgattttgaaattCAGTACATAGGTAATgttaaaccaaaaatatgcacaacgaatcaaatatttaaattttgcattTCAAAGAGTAGTTTTTTGTGGATTTGTTtgcacataaaaaataaatatctgttTGTTTGAATAGACTAGCCAttagtcataaaatataaaatagttatttttgacGAAAACCAGCCAAATTAGTGTAGTAAAAATGAGTTGAATTTAATGCAAGGTAAATTCAgttgcatttaattatttattactgggACACGCCGTGCAGGACTGCCAGGATCAACGaatagtaataaactaataattaataataaataaaaattaatttgtatataattaataggtacgtaTACAACCGAGCCTATCTTAATCGTCGATTCCGGACCTGCCTCTGGCACTACTACTGTACttacattttagtataatatattttatgtaatattatacttgtatgcGTATAGCTCACATAGtcttttagaaatttaagtgaaaaataaagtaaatacataACGAACCCAAGATCTCTATTGGGTCGCGGAACTTTCCTTCACCACATGGTGGGGCACTGTAAAATCCg from Aphis gossypii isolate Hap1 chromosome 1, ASM2018417v2, whole genome shotgun sequence includes these protein-coding regions:
- the LOC114120821 gene encoding uncharacterized protein LOC114120821, which translates into the protein MVSKYILLLLLLQSIVCFWIPINSEKCQNSNKNKTDGFYSAPPCGEGKFRDPIEILGEKYSESKIKHLCKANLLMYADMIFDVTFPPDAIKLCECVCESYKASMHIAPGINITLINSNCDYSGDTIIEERSANETHATMCPDLSTACVCSYNVRCNRKTRLMKYTLTPNEKGYLRIAVANCGESACVT